The genomic interval TTTCAATTTCCCGACGTCGACCCCCAAGCTCAATGCATACTCATCACCGAGCTGAAGAGCGGTTAACTGCCACACCTTGGGCAGAATCACTGCAAACGTTCCGCACAGGACGACCGCAAGAATGGCCACTTTGTGCCATGTCGCTCCCTGAAGGCTACCGAACGTCCAGAAGATAATGGCATTGAGCGCATCATTGGTTGCCGTGTATTGAAGTAACGCGAGACCAGAACTGAAAAGAAAGTGCAAGGCGACTCCAGCCACGATCAGCGTCTCGGATGCGCCGCCCTGGGAACGTCCGATGGCAAATAGCGCCAATGAGCATCCTAGCGCAGAGATGAATGCGCCCGCTGGTATCGCAACTGTTGACGCCAGCCCCATTCGCCCCGTCCCGAAAACAATGACCAGCGCGGCTCCAAACGCGGCCGCAGCGGAAACTCCGAGGGTGTACGGGCTGGCCAGTCGGTTGTTGAGCACCGACTGCATTTGACTTCCCGCCAAGCCCAGTGCAGAGCCGACGGCAATACCCAGGATCGCAGTGGGAAGTCGAAATGACCACACGATCACCTGTTGCGTTCTGCTCACTGTCGTTGGTCGAAAGATCGTCGATGCGATTTCCTGCAGAGACAGAGCCGCGGGGCCTGTGATCAGGTCCACAACGAACGAACCGGCCGTCAGTAGTGCGACGACAATCAGGATCGACAGCCGTTTCAATCTTCGCCGACGATATTCATCGTTGAATTGGCATGCCGAAGAATCACAAGACATCAACGATCCTTTAGTTCGACCATCCAAGTGCCACTAAAGCCGATCGGCATGTATTTTTCATGAAATTCCTGCAGCCGCTGACGTGGATCGAGATCCTGAAATTGGGAAGGATAAAGCCATTTGGCGAGCTGCTGCACGGCGGCAAAACTCATGATATGGCTGCCCAGACGTGTATTCAAACCATAGACACGTCCATCCCTCACCGCGTTCAATTCGGACCAGCCGGGACGTGCCTGGTAATCCCGTAGATTGCTGCGAGCTTTCTCTGGATCGGCGGCATATCCCAGGTGCAGGCTTTCGGGAAATGCCTCCCAGCAGGCACCGGTGATCACGACGACATCTGGGTTGCGCGCCAGCAAATATTCGGGTTGAATGACGGCCATTCCGTAAGGACCGGAAAGATCCTCGGCAACATTCTGACATCGGATCTGAGCCAGAATGCTGCCCCAATTCATCCGTTGCTTTTGCAGATTGCAACCAAACGTATTGCCATATTTCCCGGGTCCAAAATTTCCCGCCTCGACGTAAATTGATGGAATCGGCCCATCCAGACGCGACAGTCGATCCTGCACAACGTTCATTTCGCGGTTCACCCATTCGATCATTTCTTGGGCTCGTTGCTGCATCCCAAAGACTTCGCCCAGCAGCGCTAGACTCTGTTGTGGATCATGGAACGGATCGTCGGAACTCAAGTACAGGACGGGCACGCCGGCCTGCGCGACTTGCTCCAGGCATTCTGTTTGGCCGATCATATAAGTGCCGCCGATCACAAGATCCGGCTGTAGCGCTAGGATCGATTCCGCGCTGACTCCTTTGCGAAGAGTATCACCGAGCATCGGAACCTCCGCCAGCCGCGGAAATCGTTCGACGAATTTCTCGTAGGCGTCGCGGTCGCTCGACTTCAGAGAAGAATCCCAGCCGACAAGCTTCTGTGGGGTTTCTTCGCCGAGCAACACGGCGACATCGTATAGGCCCATCCCGCGCATCAGAACGAAACGATTCACTTGTTCGGGAATGAGGACCTGACGCCCGGCAAGATCGATGACCTGCCTCGAACTGGTAGTCGGCGGTGGTAACGGGGTCGACGAGCGACTGATCCACCAGCCCGTAAGGCACGCGCAGAACAACAGTATCAAT from Schlesneria paludicola DSM 18645 carries:
- a CDS encoding FecCD family ABC transporter permease — translated: MSCDSSACQFNDEYRRRRLKRLSILIVVALLTAGSFVVDLITGPAALSLQEIASTIFRPTTVSRTQQVIVWSFRLPTAILGIAVGSALGLAGSQMQSVLNNRLASPYTLGVSAAAAFGAALVIVFGTGRMGLASTVAIPAGAFISALGCSLALFAIGRSQGGASETLIVAGVALHFLFSSGLALLQYTATNDALNAIIFWTFGSLQGATWHKVAILAVVLCGTFAVILPKVWQLTALQLGDEYALSLGVDVGKLKLQTILVVSVLTATAVCFTGSIGFVGLVAPHLARMAVGEDQRFFIVLSAGFGALLVSLAAVLCKTVVPGTVFPIGIVTAAIGSPVFAAMAIWTRRTRP
- a CDS encoding ABC transporter substrate-binding protein: MRHRVFASVLILLFCACLTGWWISRSSTPLPPPTTSSRQVIDLAGRQVLIPEQVNRFVLMRGMGLYDVAVLLGEETPQKLVGWDSSLKSSDRDAYEKFVERFPRLAEVPMLGDTLRKGVSAESILALQPDLVIGGTYMIGQTECLEQVAQAGVPVLYLSSDDPFHDPQQSLALLGEVFGMQQRAQEMIEWVNREMNVVQDRLSRLDGPIPSIYVEAGNFGPGKYGNTFGCNLQKQRMNWGSILAQIRCQNVAEDLSGPYGMAVIQPEYLLARNPDVVVITGACWEAFPESLHLGYAADPEKARSNLRDYQARPGWSELNAVRDGRVYGLNTRLGSHIMSFAAVQQLAKWLYPSQFQDLDPRQRLQEFHEKYMPIGFSGTWMVELKDR